A portion of the Pseudarthrobacter sp. L1SW genome contains these proteins:
- the sigE gene encoding RNA polymerase sigma factor SigE — MSSSVVAPVPAANHPDPEWVRPTWEEVVTNHSAKVYRLAYRLTGNKYDAEDLTQEVFVRVFRSLENFKPGTLDGWLHRITTNLFLDQARRKTRIRFDALAEDAESRLPGREPGPEQSFELNNLDVDVQAALEELPPDFRAAVVLCDLEGLSYDEVAEALGVKLGTVRSRIHRGRTMLREKLAHRDPRPQQSRRKLSMPRIAGIL; from the coding sequence ATGTCATCTTCAGTTGTGGCACCTGTCCCTGCAGCAAATCATCCTGATCCGGAGTGGGTCCGTCCCACCTGGGAAGAAGTGGTCACCAACCACTCGGCCAAGGTTTACCGGCTGGCATACCGCCTGACCGGGAACAAGTACGACGCCGAGGACCTCACCCAGGAGGTGTTTGTCCGCGTTTTCCGCTCGCTGGAGAACTTCAAGCCGGGCACCTTGGACGGGTGGCTGCACCGGATCACCACGAACCTCTTCCTGGACCAGGCACGGAGAAAGACCCGGATCAGGTTCGACGCCCTTGCCGAGGACGCTGAGTCCCGGCTTCCCGGCCGGGAACCCGGACCGGAACAGAGCTTCGAGCTGAACAACCTCGATGTTGACGTGCAGGCTGCGCTGGAGGAACTGCCGCCTGACTTCCGCGCCGCCGTCGTCCTGTGCGACCTTGAAGGCCTGTCCTACGACGAAGTGGCGGAAGCCCTCGGCGTGAAGCTGGGCACCGTCCGCTCCCGGATCCACCGCGGGAGGACCATGCTGCGGGAGAAGCTGGCCCACCGGGATCCGCGTCCCCAACAGTCGCGCCGGAAACTGTCCATGCCGCGCATCGCGGGCATCCTCTGA
- a CDS encoding O-methyltransferase: MSADKSTSWSYAEDLPAEDEVMLRARERSFELGVTPVGPGVGAVLTVLAAASKAQTAVEIGTGAGVSGVCLLRGLGPQSVLTTIDVDVEHLKAAREAFSEAGSPANRTRTISGRAGDVLPRLTDNAYDLVFIDADKPGLPGYVEQAVRLLKPAGLLIINDALDKDKVANPAGREATTVVLRQVGKAIRDDERLASAMLPTGDGLLVAVKK; this comes from the coding sequence ATGAGCGCCGACAAGTCCACCAGCTGGTCCTATGCAGAAGATCTGCCCGCTGAGGATGAGGTCATGCTTCGGGCCCGGGAGCGCTCCTTTGAGCTGGGTGTAACGCCGGTTGGACCGGGGGTTGGCGCAGTGCTCACCGTGCTGGCCGCCGCGTCCAAGGCCCAGACCGCCGTCGAAATCGGAACCGGTGCCGGGGTCTCCGGTGTCTGCCTGCTCCGGGGCCTCGGGCCCCAGTCCGTCCTCACCACCATCGACGTGGACGTGGAACACCTCAAGGCCGCCCGCGAAGCATTTTCCGAGGCAGGCAGCCCGGCCAACCGCACCCGCACCATTTCCGGCCGGGCCGGCGATGTCCTGCCGCGCCTGACGGACAACGCCTATGACCTGGTGTTCATCGACGCCGACAAGCCAGGCCTCCCGGGCTATGTGGAGCAGGCCGTCCGGCTCCTGAAACCGGCCGGGCTGCTGATCATCAACGATGCCCTGGACAAGGACAAGGTGGCCAACCCCGCCGGCCGGGAGGCCACAACGGTGGTCCTGCGCCAGGTGGGCAAGGCAATCCGCGACGACGAGAGGCTTGCGTCCGCCATGCTTCCCACCGGCGACGGGCTGCTGGTAGCGGTCAAGAAGTAG
- a CDS encoding amino acid ABC transporter permease produces the protein MDVILENLPLYWNGFLRTLFLSAVSGIIALVLGTLLAAARVSPVAALRGFSTVYVEVLRNTPLTIAFFFAAIVLPRLGVKFEQFEVAAIIALSTYTAAFIAEAVRSGVNSVPVGQAEAARSIGMKFGQVLSLIILPQALRTVIPPLINILIALVKNSSVAGAFFVLELFGYGRQLANANGDAVIAVLLGTAFFYLLLTVPLGILASTVERKVAIAR, from the coding sequence ATGGACGTCATTCTTGAAAACCTGCCCCTGTACTGGAACGGTTTTCTCCGCACCCTTTTTCTTTCAGCCGTATCCGGGATCATCGCGCTGGTATTGGGCACGCTGCTTGCGGCTGCCAGGGTTTCCCCGGTGGCTGCCCTCCGTGGCTTCAGCACGGTCTACGTGGAGGTTCTCCGGAACACACCCCTGACCATCGCCTTCTTCTTCGCCGCCATCGTGCTCCCCCGCCTCGGGGTCAAGTTTGAGCAGTTTGAGGTTGCCGCGATCATTGCCCTCAGCACCTACACCGCAGCATTCATCGCCGAAGCTGTCCGTTCGGGTGTCAACAGCGTTCCGGTGGGTCAGGCTGAGGCCGCCCGCAGCATTGGCATGAAGTTTGGCCAGGTGCTGTCCCTCATCATCCTGCCGCAGGCCCTGAGGACGGTGATCCCGCCGCTGATCAACATCCTGATTGCGCTGGTGAAGAACTCCTCCGTGGCGGGTGCATTCTTTGTTTTGGAACTCTTCGGCTACGGCCGCCAGCTGGCCAACGCCAACGGTGACGCCGTCATCGCGGTGCTGTTGGGAACGGCGTTCTTCTATCTGCTCCTCACCGTTCCGCTGGGCATCCTAGCCAGCACGGTGGAACGAAAGGTGGCGATTGCCCGATGA
- the dapE gene encoding succinyl-diaminopimelate desuccinylase: protein MTAETTPDPSTLTLDLRQDVALLTAAIMDINSVSGNETELADAIEAALLGIPQLSVLRDGDSMIARTELGCSERVILAGHLDTVPLPLADGAKGTVPSTWDSGVPGEGILYGRGATDMKGGVAVQLALAATMFDDGASPKRDVTFVFYDHEEVEAVKSGLGRLVRNHGHLLDGDFAILLEPTHGTVEGGCNGTSRFEVTTVGEAAHSARAWMGSNAIHAAAPILARLAAYQPLTVNVDGLEYRESLNAVKINGGTAGNVIPDRCVVEINYRFAPDKTPDQAEAVVRELLEGFDVVRTDAAAGARPGLQHPAAASFVSAVGARPKPKYGWTDVARFSELGIPAVNFGPGDPLLAHKDNEHVDAEAIRTCLRALQDWMAG from the coding sequence GTGACTGCCGAAACCACTCCGGACCCTTCCACCCTGACGCTCGACCTCCGCCAGGACGTTGCGCTCCTTACAGCCGCCATCATGGACATCAACAGTGTGTCCGGAAATGAAACGGAACTGGCGGACGCCATTGAGGCGGCGCTGTTGGGCATCCCCCAACTGAGCGTGCTCCGGGACGGGGATTCTATGATCGCCCGTACCGAGCTCGGCTGTTCGGAGCGGGTCATCCTGGCAGGGCATCTGGACACCGTTCCGCTGCCCCTGGCGGACGGAGCAAAAGGGACAGTCCCCTCCACCTGGGACTCCGGCGTCCCCGGCGAGGGGATCCTGTACGGCCGCGGCGCGACGGACATGAAGGGCGGCGTCGCGGTGCAGCTTGCCCTCGCCGCCACCATGTTCGACGACGGGGCGTCGCCGAAGCGGGACGTCACCTTCGTCTTCTACGACCACGAGGAAGTGGAGGCCGTCAAAAGCGGACTTGGCCGGCTGGTGCGGAACCACGGCCACCTGCTGGACGGAGACTTTGCGATCCTGCTGGAACCAACCCACGGGACGGTGGAAGGTGGCTGCAACGGCACCAGCCGGTTTGAAGTAACAACCGTGGGGGAGGCTGCCCATTCCGCACGCGCATGGATGGGCAGCAACGCCATCCACGCCGCCGCGCCAATTTTGGCGAGGCTGGCCGCGTACCAGCCGCTGACCGTCAACGTGGACGGACTGGAGTACCGGGAGAGCCTCAACGCCGTGAAGATCAACGGCGGCACTGCCGGAAACGTCATCCCGGACCGCTGCGTGGTGGAGATCAACTACCGGTTTGCCCCGGACAAGACGCCGGACCAGGCCGAAGCCGTGGTACGGGAACTCCTTGAGGGGTTTGACGTGGTCCGCACCGATGCTGCCGCCGGGGCGCGGCCCGGCCTCCAGCACCCTGCGGCTGCGTCCTTCGTCTCCGCCGTGGGCGCCAGGCCGAAGCCCAAATACGGCTGGACCGACGTCGCGCGTTTCAGCGAGCTGGGGATTCCGGCAGTGAACTTCGGGCCCGGGGACCCGCTGCTGGCGCACAAGGACAATGAGCACGTTGACGCTGAGGCCATCCGTACCTGCCTGCGGGCACTGCAGGACTGGATGGCAGGCTAG
- the dapD gene encoding 2,3,4,5-tetrahydropyridine-2,6-dicarboxylate N-succinyltransferase, with product MTETASSAVPETSNATTDDRSAYGFGVATIATADASVLDVWFPAPALGVAAENLRSVEDADQSLILIAENGADEDRGTEQKVVFVQINLDEAPADTADAYLRLHLLSHRLVKPNTINLDGIFGNLPNVVWTNFGPAPVEGFELTRARLRRRGAVTVYGIDKFPRMVDYVVPTGVRIADADRVRLGAHLAEGTTVMHEGFVNFNAGTLGTSMVEGRISAGVVTGNGSDVGGGASIMGTLSGGGKEKITIGERVLLGANSGVGISIGDDSVVEAGLYVTAGTRVRIPGPKDEVGEDTTKIVKAAELSGVPNLLFRRNSTTGVVEVLPRQGQTVELNDALHAN from the coding sequence ATGACTGAGACTGCTTCTTCCGCCGTGCCCGAAACCTCGAACGCAACCACCGACGATCGCTCCGCCTACGGCTTCGGCGTGGCCACAATTGCCACCGCCGACGCCAGCGTACTGGATGTGTGGTTTCCGGCACCGGCCCTCGGTGTTGCCGCCGAAAACCTGCGTTCCGTGGAGGACGCGGACCAGTCCCTCATCCTCATCGCAGAGAATGGTGCCGACGAGGACCGCGGCACGGAGCAGAAAGTGGTTTTTGTCCAGATCAACCTCGATGAGGCCCCGGCAGATACCGCCGATGCCTACCTGCGCCTGCACCTCCTCTCGCACCGCCTCGTCAAGCCCAACACCATCAACCTGGACGGCATCTTCGGCAACCTGCCCAACGTTGTCTGGACCAACTTCGGCCCCGCCCCGGTGGAGGGCTTCGAGCTGACCCGCGCGCGGCTGCGGCGCCGCGGCGCCGTCACCGTCTACGGCATCGACAAGTTCCCGCGCATGGTGGACTACGTGGTGCCCACCGGCGTAAGGATTGCCGACGCCGACCGTGTGCGGCTGGGTGCCCACCTGGCGGAAGGCACCACCGTGATGCACGAAGGCTTCGTCAACTTCAATGCCGGAACCCTGGGAACCTCCATGGTGGAAGGCCGCATCTCGGCGGGCGTAGTGACCGGCAACGGCAGCGACGTCGGCGGCGGCGCCTCCATCATGGGCACCCTTTCGGGCGGGGGCAAGGAAAAAATCACCATCGGCGAGCGGGTCCTGCTCGGCGCAAACTCAGGCGTCGGCATCAGTATCGGTGACGACTCCGTGGTCGAGGCGGGGCTGTACGTCACCGCGGGAACCCGGGTTCGTATCCCCGGGCCAAAGGATGAGGTGGGTGAGGACACCACCAAGATCGTCAAGGCCGCGGAACTGTCCGGCGTGCCCAACCTGCTGTTCCGCCGCAACTCCACCACGGGCGTGGTGGAGGTCCTCCCCCGCCAGGGCCAGACCGTGGAACTCAACGACGCCCTGCACGCCAACTGA
- a CDS encoding DivIVA domain-containing protein codes for MSFFLVFLAIVLIGAVFWIGLGLRSGTSGEGPLPVLAGGGFEQPPANLPPVLLPAQAAPEDVDRVRFSLGLRGYRMEQVDQVLDELRDQLASKQQEIDGLRAALLAMEATPGPESDKNNTSPGKNPL; via the coding sequence GTGAGCTTTTTTCTGGTTTTCCTGGCCATTGTGCTGATTGGGGCGGTTTTCTGGATCGGCCTTGGGCTACGTTCCGGCACGTCAGGCGAGGGCCCGCTGCCTGTCCTGGCGGGCGGCGGTTTCGAGCAGCCGCCGGCCAACCTTCCTCCTGTCCTGCTGCCGGCGCAGGCAGCCCCGGAGGACGTCGACCGCGTGCGTTTCTCCCTCGGCCTGCGCGGCTACCGGATGGAGCAGGTGGACCAGGTCCTGGACGAGCTGCGGGACCAGCTCGCGTCCAAACAGCAGGAAATTGATGGGCTCCGGGCAGCACTGTTGGCCATGGAAGCCACCCCCGGACCGGAATCCGACAAGAACAACACATCGCCTGGAAAGAACCCGCTGTGA
- a CDS encoding TIGR00730 family Rossman fold protein: MSINADPARNSQPRRKGPLELRRKQAAVDMSDQHLLDTKGPGQFVHTDPWRVLRIQSEFVEGFGALADIGKAVSVFGSARTKPGSPYYEMGVEVGRKLAEAGVAVITGGGPGSMEAANRGTVEGNGVSVGLGIELPFEQGLNQWVDLGINFRYFFARKTMFVKYAQGFIVLPGGLGTLDELFEAMVLVQTRKVTSFPIVLLGVEFWGPMIEWIRGTLVAEGMVSEKDLDLIQVVDDPAEAVDRVLHVAITPSLNGEQRPE; encoded by the coding sequence ATGAGCATCAACGCAGATCCGGCCAGAAATTCCCAGCCGCGCCGTAAGGGCCCCCTTGAACTGCGCCGCAAGCAGGCGGCCGTGGATATGTCTGACCAGCATCTGCTCGACACCAAGGGACCCGGCCAGTTTGTCCACACTGATCCCTGGCGTGTCCTGCGCATCCAGAGCGAGTTCGTGGAAGGTTTCGGCGCCCTGGCCGACATTGGCAAGGCCGTGAGCGTCTTCGGTTCCGCCCGCACCAAGCCCGGCAGCCCATACTACGAGATGGGCGTCGAAGTGGGGCGGAAGCTGGCCGAGGCCGGCGTTGCCGTCATCACCGGCGGCGGCCCCGGATCCATGGAAGCGGCCAACCGCGGCACTGTGGAAGGCAACGGCGTGTCCGTCGGCCTGGGCATCGAACTTCCCTTTGAGCAGGGCCTGAACCAGTGGGTGGACCTGGGCATCAACTTCAGGTACTTCTTTGCCCGCAAGACCATGTTCGTCAAGTACGCGCAGGGGTTCATCGTCCTGCCGGGCGGCCTGGGCACCCTGGATGAGCTTTTTGAGGCGATGGTGCTGGTTCAGACGCGAAAGGTGACGTCGTTCCCCATCGTGCTCCTCGGCGTCGAGTTCTGGGGTCCGATGATCGAGTGGATCAGGGGAACACTCGTGGCCGAAGGCATGGTCTCGGAGAAGGACCTGGACCTGATCCAGGTGGTTGACGATCCCGCGGAGGCGGTGGACCGGGTGCTCCACGTAGCCATTACCCCCTCGCTTAACGGGGAGCAGCGGCCGGAGTAG
- a CDS encoding DUF3117 domain-containing protein has translation MAAMKPRTGDGPMEVTKEGRSLIMRVPLEGGGRLVVELNAAEAANLKECLVGVTE, from the coding sequence ATGGCGGCTATGAAACCACGCACCGGCGACGGCCCAATGGAAGTCACCAAGGAGGGCCGCAGCCTGATCATGCGCGTCCCGCTCGAGGGCGGCGGGCGCCTGGTGGTCGAGCTGAACGCTGCCGAAGCAGCAAACCTCAAGGAATGCCTCGTCGGCGTTACCGAATAA
- a CDS encoding glutamate ABC transporter substrate-binding protein, with the protein MKAFMTRRKSFFVAATAALALSLSACGGGGGGTTTNPSPAEKPSFAAGTTMEKLSKAGTIKIGTKFDQPLFGQVGLDGKPVGFDVEIGKLIAAKLGIAADKIEWSETVSANREPFIEQGKVDLVIATYTINDKRKQVVSFAGPYYEAGQALMVNKDNDSIKKPEDVKGKKVCSVTGSTPAATIVDKYGAELVPAATYSACLEPLRNKQVEAVTTDNVILAGFVDKEPDAFKLASDETFTKEPYGIGLKKDDTEFRNWINDQLESFEKDGSYKKAWEATAGEVIKTAPSLPTINRY; encoded by the coding sequence ATGAAGGCATTTATGACCCGGCGGAAATCATTCTTCGTGGCGGCTACCGCCGCCCTCGCCCTGTCCCTGAGCGCCTGCGGCGGAGGCGGCGGCGGAACGACCACCAACCCCAGCCCTGCCGAGAAGCCGTCCTTCGCAGCCGGGACCACCATGGAGAAACTCTCCAAGGCCGGCACCATCAAGATCGGCACCAAGTTCGACCAGCCGCTCTTCGGCCAGGTGGGCCTGGACGGCAAGCCGGTCGGCTTCGACGTCGAAATCGGTAAGCTCATCGCCGCCAAGCTGGGCATCGCTGCGGACAAGATCGAATGGTCCGAGACTGTCTCGGCCAACCGCGAACCCTTCATCGAGCAGGGCAAGGTGGACCTGGTCATCGCCACGTACACCATCAATGACAAGCGCAAGCAGGTTGTCAGCTTCGCCGGGCCGTACTACGAGGCCGGCCAGGCCCTCATGGTGAACAAGGACAACGACTCCATCAAGAAGCCGGAAGACGTCAAGGGCAAGAAGGTCTGCTCGGTCACCGGTTCGACGCCGGCCGCCACCATCGTGGACAAGTACGGGGCAGAGCTGGTCCCGGCCGCAACCTACTCGGCATGCCTGGAGCCGCTGCGCAACAAGCAGGTTGAAGCGGTCACCACGGACAACGTCATCCTTGCCGGTTTCGTTGACAAGGAACCGGACGCCTTCAAGCTGGCTTCCGACGAAACGTTCACCAAGGAGCCCTACGGCATCGGCCTGAAGAAGGACGACACCGAGTTCCGCAACTGGATCAATGACCAGCTGGAGTCCTTCGAAAAGGACGGAAGCTACAAGAAGGCCTGGGAGGCCACTGCCGGCGAAGTCATCAAGACTGCGCCCAGCCTGCCCACGATCAACCGCTACTAG
- a CDS encoding amino acid ABC transporter ATP-binding protein has product MTTHVPGDALVSLNGVNKHYGQLHVLKDINLQVRKGEVVVVIGPSGSGKSTLCRAINRLETIEGGTISIDGKVLPGEGKELAQLRADVGMVFQSFNLFAHKTILENVTLGPIKVKGVAKATADKDAMALLERVGVGHQAPKLPAQLSGGQQQRVAIARALAMKPKVMLFDEPTSALDPEMINEVLDVMVQLAKEGMTMIVVTHEMGFARKAADRVVFMADGQIVEDATPEEFFTNPKSERAKDFLSKLLTH; this is encoded by the coding sequence ATGACTACTCATGTGCCCGGAGATGCGCTTGTCTCCCTGAACGGCGTAAATAAGCACTACGGCCAGCTGCATGTTTTGAAGGACATCAACCTGCAGGTCCGCAAGGGCGAGGTTGTCGTGGTCATCGGGCCTTCCGGCTCCGGTAAGTCCACCCTCTGCCGTGCCATCAACCGCCTGGAAACCATCGAAGGCGGCACCATCAGCATCGACGGGAAGGTGCTTCCGGGGGAAGGCAAGGAGCTTGCCCAGCTCCGCGCCGACGTCGGAATGGTCTTCCAGTCCTTTAACCTCTTCGCGCACAAAACCATCCTGGAGAACGTGACGCTCGGCCCCATCAAGGTCAAGGGCGTCGCAAAGGCTACGGCGGACAAAGACGCCATGGCCCTGCTTGAACGCGTCGGCGTTGGCCACCAGGCCCCCAAGCTGCCGGCACAGCTTTCAGGCGGGCAGCAGCAGCGCGTGGCCATCGCACGGGCTTTGGCAATGAAGCCGAAGGTCATGCTGTTTGATGAGCCCACCTCGGCCCTGGACCCGGAAATGATCAACGAGGTCCTGGACGTCATGGTCCAGCTGGCCAAGGAGGGCATGACCATGATCGTGGTCACCCACGAGATGGGCTTTGCCCGCAAGGCCGCGGATCGCGTCGTGTTCATGGCGGACGGCCAGATTGTCGAAGACGCCACCCCGGAAGAATTCTTCACCAACCCGAAGAGTGAACGTGCCAAGGACTTCCTTTCCAAGCTCCTGACGCACTGA
- a CDS encoding amino acid ABC transporter permease — translation MSSVLYDVPGPKARRVSLIASMAGSVLILGLLAWIVMTLAQQGIFEGRRWQIFTRGDVWTLLGNGLGATLSAAALAAVIAFPLGLLLCLLRISDAAFIRIPTRVVLEFLRGMPVVLMMLFVLLGFGTSPFIAVVTGLVLYNSAVFAEIIRAGIQSLPKGQREAGLAIGLTSFQSRMQIELPQAIRRMMPSLVAQMVVLLKDTSLGYIVAYGELLRAVQVMADFLGTQFLFPIFFVAAAIYIAINILVSRIAVWIERRGSKKAAGGMAKAEPAAVEAGAP, via the coding sequence ATGAGCTCAGTCCTTTACGACGTTCCCGGCCCCAAGGCCCGGCGCGTCTCCCTGATCGCTTCGATGGCCGGTTCCGTGCTGATCCTCGGCCTGCTGGCATGGATTGTCATGACCCTCGCGCAGCAGGGCATTTTTGAGGGCCGCCGCTGGCAGATCTTCACCCGCGGCGACGTGTGGACGCTCCTGGGAAACGGCCTCGGCGCCACCCTGAGCGCGGCAGCCCTGGCGGCGGTTATCGCCTTCCCCCTCGGACTGCTCCTCTGCCTGCTGCGAATCTCTGATGCCGCCTTCATCAGGATCCCCACCCGGGTGGTGCTGGAGTTCCTCCGCGGCATGCCCGTCGTCCTGATGATGCTGTTCGTCCTGTTGGGCTTCGGTACCTCGCCGTTCATTGCTGTTGTCACCGGCCTGGTGCTCTACAACTCAGCTGTGTTCGCCGAAATCATCCGGGCCGGCATCCAGTCCCTGCCAAAGGGGCAGCGTGAAGCCGGCCTGGCCATCGGCCTGACGAGCTTCCAGTCCCGCATGCAGATCGAGCTCCCGCAGGCGATCCGCCGCATGATGCCGTCCCTGGTGGCGCAGATGGTGGTCCTCCTGAAGGACACCTCGCTCGGCTACATCGTGGCGTACGGCGAACTCCTGCGCGCGGTGCAGGTGATGGCGGACTTCCTGGGTACGCAGTTCCTGTTCCCCATCTTCTTTGTGGCCGCCGCAATCTACATCGCCATCAACATCCTTGTTTCAAGGATCGCGGTGTGGATCGAGCGCCGCGGCTCCAAGAAGGCTGCAGGCGGAATGGCCAAGGCCGAACCCGCCGCAGTGGAGGCGGGAGCGCCTTAG